A window of Chrysiogenia bacterium genomic DNA:
GAAGAGCCCGAGAGCTTCGAGCCGATGTTCTACACCCGCGCCGTAGACGGTAACGAACGTACCATCGCAGACGAATGGTGCGAGGGCTTCCTGCGAGGAGTCGAGGAGGTCGGTTTCGAATCGTGGCGGGAGATGGTGGAAGACGAGGAGGGTGGCAAGTGGCTCGCCCAAGTGGCCGTGTTCGCCACCGAAGAGGGATGGAAAGTGCTCGATCAGCTGGTGGAGAAGGCTCCGGACCCGGATGCCTTTCACGAACGCCTCGTAGACCGGATTGCCCCGGCTGTGCGCCAGATACACGCATTCTGGCTGGAACGGCGCAA
This region includes:
- a CDS encoding UPF0149 family protein, whose protein sequence is MDLGTLDKPLDEDELAELGRFLASDTVPEGCMDLSMLDGFLTALMVGPSVVPPSQWLPLVWGDPEGPEFETIEQAQRITSLLLRHMNAIGNHLSEEPESFEPMFYTRAVDGNERTIADEWCEGFLRGVEEVGFESWREMVEDEEGGKWLAQVAVFATEEGWKVLDQLVEKAPDPDAFHERLVDRIAPAVRQIHAFWLERR